In one Acidobacteriota bacterium genomic region, the following are encoded:
- a CDS encoding lysylphosphatidylglycerol synthase transmembrane domain-containing protein codes for MSGRVKTILGLLVGALFVYWFVHKLNWLEVRNEVREANWSQLGLALALLVGTYFVRVLRWRALLEPMARPSLRALFQATMIGFTALFLVGRAAEMIVRPAALSVKEPVHPSASYATVMIERVFDMVMVVVFFAVNLVFFEYIARDADAMRMFGWIKLTGVLLLLIAAAGIYGLSAFRRGRNGALTYLERKLGWLPQSAHAAAMSLLRHISEGLAVLHDARGLTVTVSYTVLLWLMVALAHLLVVRAFGISYAEVPFTGAVFVMGLSMLGSVVPTPGGATGPFHTATAAALAFLGVQPNKAASIAIVLHVVIFAPAMVFGLYYLAKEGLSLDRLRHIGEQKNGEQRADAAVTHTQENEGAMAARG; via the coding sequence TTGAGTGGAAGAGTCAAAACGATCTTAGGCTTACTGGTGGGCGCGCTGTTCGTCTATTGGTTCGTTCACAAGCTCAACTGGCTTGAAGTCCGGAATGAGGTGCGCGAGGCAAATTGGAGCCAGCTTGGCTTGGCCCTCGCGCTACTCGTTGGTACCTACTTCGTGCGAGTGCTCAGGTGGCGTGCGCTGCTCGAGCCGATGGCCCGTCCTTCCCTCCGTGCCTTGTTTCAGGCCACGATGATCGGCTTCACCGCTCTCTTTCTTGTAGGCCGCGCCGCCGAGATGATAGTCAGACCGGCGGCGCTTTCAGTTAAAGAGCCCGTGCATCCTTCGGCCAGTTACGCCACAGTAATGATCGAGCGCGTGTTCGACATGGTGATGGTCGTTGTTTTCTTCGCGGTGAATCTGGTCTTCTTCGAGTATATCGCGCGAGATGCTGATGCAATGCGGATGTTCGGCTGGATCAAGCTAACCGGCGTGCTGTTGCTGCTCATCGCCGCAGCCGGCATATACGGTCTGTCTGCTTTCAGACGAGGACGCAACGGCGCGCTCACGTATCTTGAAAGGAAGCTTGGCTGGCTGCCGCAAAGCGCGCACGCGGCCGCCATGAGCCTGCTGAGACATATCTCGGAGGGGCTTGCGGTGCTCCACGATGCGCGCGGGCTGACGGTCACTGTGTCATACACGGTTTTGCTCTGGCTGATGGTAGCGCTTGCGCACTTGTTAGTCGTGCGGGCCTTTGGGATTTCGTACGCCGAGGTTCCTTTTACCGGCGCGGTGTTTGTGATGGGTCTTTCGATGCTGGGCTCGGTTGTGCCGACACCTGGGGGCGCGACTGGACCATTTCACACGGCGACCGCCGCGGCGCTTGCGTTTCTCGGAGTCCAACCGAACAAGGCGGCTTCGATAGCTATAGTCCTGCACGTTGTGATATTTGCTCCGGCGATGGTATTCGGCTTGTACTATCTCGCGAAGGAAGGTCTGTCGCTTGACCGGTTGAGACACATCGGCGAACAGAAGAATGGCGAACAAAGGGCCGACGCAGCAGTCACGCACACGCAGGAGAATGAAGGAGCGATGGCTGCACGCGGATGA
- a CDS encoding sigma-70 family RNA polymerase sigma factor, which translates to MGAQLALTSTDAELVQRCVEGDQQAWSEIVRQYSRRIYNLAYRFTSSHSAAEDLTQEVFIRVYRSLKQYDPTLGDLSNWLMRLARNLVIDDYRKRQRTPTESGDDLANHEYHLPSASDSPQRTLERQERRLQVLAAINKLSPDLRECVILRDIEELTYQDIVDLLKIPEGTVKSRINRGRIELAKVLRRMKVNPD; encoded by the coding sequence GTGGGAGCACAACTCGCGTTGACATCGACCGATGCTGAATTGGTTCAGCGTTGTGTGGAAGGTGACCAGCAGGCGTGGTCTGAGATTGTGCGCCAATACTCGAGGCGCATATACAATCTCGCCTACCGGTTCACCTCCAGTCACAGCGCGGCGGAGGACCTGACGCAGGAGGTCTTCATCCGCGTATACCGCTCGTTGAAACAGTACGATCCGACGCTCGGGGATTTGTCGAACTGGCTGATGCGCCTGGCTCGGAATCTGGTCATCGACGACTATCGCAAACGGCAGCGAACGCCGACCGAATCGGGCGACGACCTGGCCAACCACGAGTATCATCTCCCTTCAGCCAGCGACAGCCCACAGCGAACGCTTGAACGCCAGGAGCGAAGACTGCAGGTGCTCGCGGCGATTAACAAGCTATCTCCTGACCTGCGAGAGTGCGTCATCCTTCGAGACATCGAGGAATTGACGTATCAGGATATTGTAGATCTTCTGAAGATACCCGAGGGCACGGTGAAGAGCCGCATCAACCGGGGCCGGATTGAATTGGCCAAGGTATTGCGCCGGATGAAAGTGAACCCTGACTAA
- a CDS encoding zf-HC2 domain-containing protein yields MDCNRFEERLSDYFDGLLSAGDVSLFRAHALQCRACRALMDDVKAVISVCRQHDELEAPARLETMLATIPAEHGPLGCGGFEELITEFLDGFVPAQTYHCFEDHAEKCDECSTLLTGVVYAVAACHSVHTFEEVDVPEPLLARLIAMMPERSPRLGRRVADRLTAFAGHLIPRTTESARWTFATAASLAMATFGLLLFGFSDDGTVAGIYRQANVKVSELYTKGADVYTQTDEVVARLERVGLGIGEFWDTLGGETKPDGKDSHDQNPEPNSNRPEQMRERN; encoded by the coding sequence ATGGATTGCAACAGATTCGAGGAACGGCTGAGCGATTACTTTGACGGCTTGCTTTCGGCCGGGGACGTGAGCCTTTTTCGAGCGCACGCGCTTCAGTGCCGCGCGTGCCGGGCACTGATGGACGATGTGAAAGCGGTCATCTCCGTTTGCAGGCAGCACGACGAACTTGAAGCGCCCGCGAGGCTCGAGACAATGCTTGCCACGATTCCCGCCGAGCACGGGCCCCTGGGCTGCGGCGGATTTGAAGAATTGATTACGGAGTTCCTTGATGGCTTCGTGCCAGCCCAGACCTACCACTGTTTTGAAGACCATGCCGAGAAGTGTGACGAGTGTTCGACGCTGCTTACCGGTGTCGTGTATGCGGTAGCCGCTTGTCATTCAGTGCACACGTTCGAGGAAGTGGACGTTCCCGAGCCCTTGCTTGCCCGTCTGATTGCGATGATGCCTGAGCGGAGCCCGCGCCTCGGACGCCGCGTTGCCGATCGTTTAACCGCCTTTGCAGGACACCTCATCCCTCGAACAACCGAAAGCGCGCGGTGGACTTTTGCGACGGCGGCTTCGCTTGCGATGGCCACGTTCGGTCTTTTGTTGTTTGGATTCTCGGACGACGGGACGGTTGCCGGCATCTATCGCCAGGCTAACGTCAAGGTTTCCGAGCTGTATACGAAGGGCGCCGACGTCTACACCCAGACCGACGAAGTTGTCGCTCGCCTGGAACGCGTCGGGCTGGGGATTGGCGAGTTCTGGGATACGCTGGGCGGCGAGACCAAGCCCGACGGCAAAGACAGCCACGATCAAAACCCAGAACCGAATTCGAACCGGCCCGAACAGATGCGCGAGAGGAATTAG
- a CDS encoding DUF4097 family beta strand repeat-containing protein — protein MQLWPVFLICAGVVRVMGFAVERKPRSPLVGMLLIVIGVLFLAARFQPGLNALQVYGRYWVLLLVVFASVELVRYYSHRHAEGPPPQVFTPMRVLVVLLIVATGVLANRAANNPSVLSALRLPSFLSGLRDSVVGEAYAFTDQPVISNDIKPGMTIFINNSYGSVKITGGGTAVRATLIKGVRGWSQDDARKIADRIRLIMNQTADGLSITTNRDQVADQFTTDIQIEVPSYTSISITDSYGAVTANGIHGSLTARASYGQADLTGIKGDVNLALSYCDVTAANIEGNLTVTGAKRARISNVVGSVDIAASTGSNGAVDLRDISGPVRVNAPFCRIVAQGLEETAELKTEHASVDVTRTADIVIDAAHSDVRAKNISGDLRVLSSNSNLQISSIAGDLEVQAEQSSVNVEDVKGSVAIETTHGDVVVKNFYEGVHVETSYRDVTLMSAVEPSGDIDVQNNHGQIKIVIPQSSRFHLDAESANGQIQPIGFSQLEQKVRNSLVTALGLDGPTIKLRTSYKNIIIQASAARPTQAKALVN, from the coding sequence ATGCAGCTATGGCCCGTTTTTCTGATCTGCGCGGGAGTAGTTCGAGTGATGGGCTTTGCCGTCGAACGCAAGCCGCGCTCGCCGTTAGTCGGGATGCTTCTGATAGTTATCGGCGTTCTGTTTCTCGCTGCCCGCTTTCAACCGGGCCTCAACGCCTTGCAGGTATACGGTCGCTACTGGGTCCTTCTTTTGGTTGTCTTCGCCAGCGTAGAGCTGGTCCGATACTACTCACATCGTCACGCTGAGGGACCGCCTCCTCAAGTCTTTACTCCAATGCGAGTGCTGGTCGTCTTGTTGATTGTGGCCACCGGCGTACTTGCTAACCGCGCAGCCAATAACCCGTCGGTTCTTTCCGCGTTGCGGTTGCCGAGCTTCCTCAGCGGTTTGCGCGACTCGGTCGTGGGCGAGGCGTATGCGTTTACCGATCAGCCTGTTATCAGCAACGACATCAAGCCGGGGATGACGATCTTCATCAATAACAGCTACGGAAGCGTCAAGATCACCGGAGGGGGCACGGCGGTTAGAGCAACTCTGATAAAAGGCGTTCGCGGCTGGAGCCAGGATGACGCGCGCAAGATCGCCGATCGGATTCGCCTGATCATGAATCAAACGGCAGACGGCCTCTCCATAACGACGAACCGAGACCAGGTCGCCGATCAGTTCACGACGGACATTCAGATTGAGGTGCCTTCATATACTAGTATTTCGATAACCGACAGCTACGGAGCGGTCACCGCTAACGGTATTCACGGCAGCCTGACCGCAAGAGCGAGCTATGGCCAGGCAGACCTAACTGGAATCAAAGGCGACGTGAATCTCGCCCTTAGCTACTGCGACGTTACCGCTGCGAATATCGAGGGCAATTTGACGGTTACCGGCGCCAAACGCGCGCGCATATCCAATGTGGTCGGCAGCGTAGACATAGCCGCAAGCACCGGAAGCAACGGTGCGGTTGATCTCCGGGACATCTCCGGGCCGGTGCGCGTGAACGCGCCGTTTTGCCGAATAGTCGCGCAGGGATTGGAAGAGACCGCGGAACTCAAGACCGAGCACGCCAGCGTTGATGTAACACGGACCGCGGATATCGTCATAGATGCCGCTCATTCCGACGTTCGCGCGAAGAACATCAGCGGCGACTTGCGAGTGTTGTCGTCCAACAGCAACCTTCAGATCTCTTCAATAGCCGGGGACTTGGAAGTGCAAGCGGAGCAGAGCTCGGTTAACGTCGAAGACGTAAAGGGCAGCGTTGCAATCGAGACAACCCACGGCGACGTAGTGGTGAAGAATTTCTATGAGGGCGTACACGTGGAAACGAGCTATCGCGATGTAACTCTAATGTCCGCGGTCGAACCGTCCGGCGATATCGACGTCCAGAACAACCACGGCCAGATCAAGATCGTTATCCCACAGTCGAGCCGCTTCCACCTCGACGCTGAAAGCGCGAACGGCCAGATTCAGCCGATTGGCTTCAGCCAGCTTGAACAGAAAGTGCGGAACAGCCTTGTGACAGCGCTCGGACTGGATGGCCCGACGATCAAGTTGAGGACTTCTTACAAGAACATCATCATTCAGGCGAGCGCAGCTCGCCCGACACAGGCAAAGGCTCTCGTCAACTGA